One Nicotiana tomentosiformis chromosome 1, ASM39032v3, whole genome shotgun sequence genomic window, acttagacaacttggaatgacgccaaattttatgcacaagtcataaattacaatatgaacctattccaaggctcaaaattccaaacggacatcgataataccaAAATCTACTTCAactcaaacttagaaaattctaaaaccttgaAAATGaaaactttcaacaataagcgACGAAATATTCCCGGCCCACCCgaaactcaatccgaacatatgcccaagtccaaaatcatcatacgaacctattggaatctttaAATCACGATTCCAAGATCGTTTACTAAAAGTGTTGACTCatgtcaaacttggccaccttaggctgCTATTGTGGAACTAAGCATTTTaaattcaacccgaacccttccaaatccaaaccaaccatccccgcaagtcatagaacagtaaaagcacatacgaaaagtcTTAAATTGAGAAATGGGGATCTATAAAGTAAAAAtattggtcgggtcattacatacaaCATGGTAAAGTGTCAAACAGCATAGGATCAGACCAACAAGTTCAGTACAAAAGTCTAGAACAAGGAAGGTTTCACATGAAATAAGCATGGTTCTAGTAGCAGGACAATTAGTCAAGTTAAACAGGAGAATGTATTAGTCCAAGCATGGTGAAGTTTTGCTTAGTATGATCAATTCAAGAGATGATACACAAATACAACAACTATAACTCTTAACCAGATTCTACTTCTTAACTTAGATCCTTGAAGACATACTTGGTATAGGTTAAAAGTAGCAGTCAAAGTTCATATAAGATTAACTATAGAAATTTATTAGAACTTAGTCTAGTTTTATTTCAGAACATATTTTCATTTGGGTGAGGCTCACATATTTGATCACATAATCATGGAAGTTAACAGAAAAACCTTTATAGTGATCTTTCAAGAGGTCTCAGAATTACATAAGCACATTGGAAGAGAGAAAGCAGCTCAAACAACTTAGACTGATATGCTTTGACTAATTGACAACCATGTGCTTAACTTTAAGTGTTCATATCTATTTTAGTTTGGTTTATCAGACAAATAACCTTAAGTGCATGATATAAATCAACAAGTATCACTAAGTAAAGATCAGTAGAGCAAACACAAGAGCCATAGCAAAATCATCAAGAAAGTCTAAAGATAGAACAAGTGTAAAGAATCATTAAGGCTCTTTAACTAGTGATATAAGTTTAATTAACACACACATTGCTTAACTTAAAGAACATTCGTTAAGCTTACAAAAGTAGTCAATTAGTGTTGACTTAGTTTCAGAATATTAAGGGAAATAGTTGGTTCATATGCGAAGCATCATTATCAAACATAAGTCAATAACAATACATCATGAACATAAACAATTATCAAAGAACAACAGGGTACACATGTTTTTAATCAGAACAATTAAAAGAAAGGAAGGGTCGAAGTACTCTGACCTCCTTTTGAGAAGCAAACCAAACAAAGACTCTTTCTTAGCCATTTAGAATCAAGAACTCAAACTCCGACCAGTGTAAAGCTTAAAATCAGAAGGTAGTTAGAAAACCTTAGCTTGATTTTTACTACTCAAGACTAAAGATTGATATTTCTCTGTTTTTTAGTGATTTCTTGTGTATCTTGTgttgttaggtgagagcattgaaaCCTCCCTTTTATAGTGCCATTCAATACCTTAGGTTTCAAACAGATTCAAAATGATAGTAGAAGATGACGAAGAGTTGATGATGCGTGCACGAATGAGTGAAATCAGAGAAGAAAAGAGGGAAATCTGTGAGGATTTTACCTAGGAAGAGGGAAGTTGACCGTTGAAGGCAAACTTATTGGACAAAGATCAGAAACCCAGAGGTCAGTATGTTTGACCTCTGGGTACAAAATCTCCATGAGAAAACTCTGAAGAAGctccatgcatgctccgatttaaCATAGCACAAGAGAAATCTAGAGATTTGATGTTTCGGTAGTTATACTAGTGTTttcgaatttggaaaattttgaatTTATCAATGAAAGAGGAAAGAAACAACATGATTCGCGGCTTGAATGGACAATAGGCATGATTATATAGTcgatttgtgaccttgcacaaatttgtgctagGTTTATGATTGATGGAGTCTGTGAGTATTAAGAGAATAGAGAGGAGAAGGGGAAAGGGGGCGGCCGAGTCGTGTGAGAAATCATTAAGGTTTGGGTAGGTTAGTCGGTCTCTAGGGATTTAAACGGGTGGGAGTGATCTGGGACGTTGGATCCTTAGATCAACAGCCCTGATAATTCAGGGATTAAAGAATTTTGATGAGAAAATGTGATGTCCGTTGGATCTACGGGTTTCGACGGCTGAAATTAAGTGATGGAGTATTAAAATTAAAGGGAAAACGGAGATAAAATGTGGGCCATTGATCTAAGGTTGGACGGCCCTGATCCATTGTGCTTCATTGTAAGTGTTGTGGAGAGGTGACATGGTGAGTTTTGATTGGTTTAGGGAGAGTGACATGGATTTTCACAGTGGAAAGAGAGGGGTAGACTGGGACTGGGTAAGATGGGATTGGGCTGGTTTCAATTTAAAGAACAACCATTTCGTGTTTAATTACACAATTACAAATGTAGCCATTTGGTCTTTGtccttttaaaaattaatttaattaaaattaaataattctaataaaataaaataaaaattataataatcaaattcactactaattattgtaattaattaattagctacTAAATATCTTATTTTCCTATTTACTACACAAATTTCGAATTTATCGTGAAATAATATTTCCAATATTGAGAAATAACTTTATTAAAGTAATTATAAACCTATATGATGAATATGAAAATTATTTTAGTAGTTTCACAAATAGTAAAATAGTAAAGAAAATATgtttataattatataattactAAATTACCAATTAACGCCATTAATTacttaatttatataaaaataggtattattgattagaaactatctttaacatatttattgaaaattaataagtgtaaataaattaatttttaagaggagggtcaaaattggccgtcaacagctgcccctctttgattggagacgatgaaagagttttcgggaaAAGAAATTGAACCAAGGCCAATTTAGACCCGACTTTAGGCATATATTGCAGGAATTTCATACGGATTTAGAGCAGATTATGAGTTGTAGAATTGGGTAAGGAGTTAAGGAAGACTCTATGAGAATTTAGGAGAGTTGGGGCCGAATTCTGattttgaattgcttacataccttaGGCTTAACAAGGATCAAGCCTTATGTATTTTTGGAGTAATGATTTGCAGGAAATGATGCTTGAAGGAATTGCTCTAGTATTGTATGATGGCGATACCGCAAGACAAGAAGATTTTGGTACCCAAGATAGCTCTGAATTGCGGCTTGATTAGGAGACATGAAAGATTTAATGATTTGGAGTTCTACTGATCGTGTTTTGAGTTTGAGTTTGGATCCTCGACCCGCTTATGAGTTTGTTGTCCCTCATAGCGTTGTATCTTGGTTTGCTTCTTAGAAGAAGTTCCACGTCGCGATGTTTGTTCCTGCAAAAACAaaatacacacatacccatatatcGTAATGCATATATGTtaagatgtgatgtaaatgatgcaggaatgatgattCCTAGCTGCTGGCTAGCCGTTATTTGGGATTGGTATGACGGGATACTTCAATTTGACACGATTGTTTGCCGGGCTATGTACCATTTCGCAACTATCAAAGCATTAAATCTACTCACGTTGGGAGTATCTCCGTGCGATGGAAGATGTTGACTTGTAATGTAGAATATATCTCCGCATGATAGGAGTAATTGCAGTGAAATGTAAAGTATCTCCGCACGAAGGGAGTGGATGACTTAAAATATAATGCATCTCCGTGTGATGGGAGTTTCTAACTTGTATAATGCCTATTTGGTGAATGAGCAAAATGTCAAAACATTCAAGATAAACTAAAAAAATAGGAGCATTCCTAAGAGGTACTCTTGACTGCAAAACTAATTGCTTCCATCGATCGGCGGGTCGTTGGTGACAGGGTTTACGACTATCTACTTGTAATCTCCGATATGGCAGAGTGGCGGTGCGGAACACTCGGCAGGCGAAGCGAACAATTTGCTATATGATTGGCTAAGTTGACAGCTCAATTTGTACAAGATGCTCTGATTGATTGAAATAACGGTTTGCTATATATATGGTTCCGATCAGCGGAGCCAGCGGCTTGCTATATAAAAAGTGCTCCGCTTAGTTGAGCAGACAATTTGCTATTTACAATATGCCCTAATCGTATCACCGTCCTGGTTCCAGAATACCTGGGAAGGAGTTGAGAGTTAGTCTTCAGTTATATGAGAAAAATTTAAAGATTCAAAGAAACAATTCTTAGTAGGGGGTGTTGGTTTGTGTTGACCGTAGTCCTGGCTTTGCCTTGGCCCTGGTTCGCCACGAAGTTTGAAAGGTGGAATGAAGTATGTTTTTTGAAAATCATCCATTTTATGACAGATGCCATAGTTCTGGATTATGACATGTTTTGAAATTTCCACATACGCGAACGTTATTTCTAGAAGACTCTGTCCCGTTGACGTCGATTCTCGGTGATGCCCCTGATGACGTAGCTTCTTGCCACTGCGACTGCGTCCTAATCTAAACGAATGTGTTACAAAGGTTTTCCTAGTGTTATGACCAAACCATtttaggttgcctacgtatccaaaacaGAATCAGGTCTAAACGTTGTTCGTGGGTAATGATAAAGAAATTATAATGATGACCGAGCCTTACTCAGGAAACCTATGTATCCAAATAGAATCAGGTCataacgtagttcaattacaatagatgcaaaatgatgaTATTGAAAATGAAatggccgagtctgactcagactacctatatatccaaatggaatcaggcccAGCGTGGTTAAATTACAATAAATGATTTAATCCGATGAGGATTTCCTACGTATTCCTGACAAAGGAAATTAAGTTGTCGCATAGTTTAAGatacatacaaaataatatttggattttctattacaaaaaaGAGGGGGGGGAGAGAGATATTGGAccctatgtgggttgcctacgtatcccatcGTAGGTAGTCAGGTCGGGCATAGTTATGTTATAACCAAAACCTAACTCTACTATCTTCAaatgtagtatctcttgattgcatctgagttgatagACTTCGTGATGACTCTTCCAAAATCAGAGCTCCTCCCGACAATACTCGATGGACCATGTAAGGACCCTCCCTTGGCTTCTAGTTAATGAGGGAATATCCTCTTCCAAACCAACTGCCCTGGTGTAAATTGATCAGGTATCACCCTCTTATTGAATGCACTGGCTATCCTATTTTGATACTGCTGACCATGGCACACTGCATTCATTCTCTTCTCATCAATGAGCATGTGTTGCTCCTTCTTGACCAGTATCCATTCTACTCATCTAACTTGGCTTCCTCAATGACTCTCAAGGACGATATCTCGACCTCTGCGAGTATCATAGTTTTGgtgccatataccaacatgtatgaCGTTGCCGcagtggatgttctcatggtggtCCGATAACCTAACAACGCAAAGgataacttctcgtgccattacCTATGATTGTCCATTATCTTTCGCAAGATCTTTTTGATGTTTTTGTTTGCTTCTTCAACTGCTCTATTCATTTGTGGTCTGTAGTTCGTAGTGTTACGATGGACAATTCTGAATTTCTCACAAATCTCCCTTATGagatcactattgagattggtTGCATTGTTagtgatgattgactctggtaTTCTGAATTGGCAGACTATATTGTTACGGACGAAATCTGCCACTTCTTTCTTTGTGACGGCCTTGTATATAGAAGCTTCAACCTATTTTGTGAAGTATTTAATGGCTACTAAGATAAAACAGTATCCATTTGGTGTAGTGGGATCTTGGGTCTGATTacgtccatgccccaagcagCGAACAGACAAGGTGAACCCATTACATTCAACTCATTAGGTGGAACCCAGATGAAATCCCCATGgatctggcactggtgacacttctgtaCGTAGTGGATGCTATCGCTGTGCATGGTCTTGCATGGTCTTCCAAAAGTATCTGGCTCTTAAAATCTTCTTGGCTAAGGTgaatccattcatgtgaggtcttcATGTCCCTCCGTGTATTCTTCAAGCACTTCGGTTTCTTTAGTAGTATCTACGCATGTTAAATGACCCAAGTCCGGGGTTCTCCAATACAAGACTTCCCCATTGAGGAAAACGTGATTCGCTAGCCTTCTGAGTGCTCGCTTTTGATCTTTGGTGTCATTCTCTAGGTACTCTCTTGTTTCAAGGAACCTTTTGATGTCGTAGTACCATGGCTTGTTGTACGGCTCCTCTTCTACATGAAAATAGTACACATATCGAACCTCTATCTTAATAAAGTCGATGTAATTCTTATCTGGATGATGGGTCATGGATGACACTGTTGTGAAAGCGTCGACAAACTCATTCTGGATCCTGAGAATGTGTTTGAACTCGATcttggtgaacttcttgcatagctcCTTTATGCAATACAGGTACAGAAGGATCTTGACGTTCTTGGTAGTCCATTCTCCTTGGACTTGATGTATCAATAGATCAGAATCTCCTAAGACCAGAAGCTCATTGATGTTCATGTTGACTGTCATCCTAATCCCAAGGATGCATGCTTCATACtcggccatattattggtacatggGAACCTTATCTTTGCTGATGCCAGGTAATTCTGTCATGATTCTAAAATTAAGACTACCCTAATTCCCACTCCCTTGAAATTtgctgctccgtcgaagaacattctccatcCTGGGTATGACTCTGTGATGTCTTCTCCAGCGAACAACACTTCTTCATCCGGAAAGTATGTAGTGAGCGTCTCATAATCCTTGTCCACTAGATTATCTGCAAGGTGATCAGCTAATGTTTTTCCTTTTATGGACATCTACGTTACGTACACAATGTCGAACTCACTAAGAAGGATCTGCCATTTGGCCAGGTTTCCTGTAGGCATCGGCTTCTCTAAGATATACTTGGGAGGGTCGAGCCAGGATATTAGATGTTTGGTGTATGTCGACATGTAGTGCCTCAACGTCTGGGCGATCCATGACAAAGCACATTAGGTACGCTCTATCAGAGTGTATTTGGCTTCACATGGTGTAAACTTCTTGCTCAGTTAGTAGATAGCCTGCTCTTTCCTATTGgtctcatcatgttgtcccaacaTGCATCCAAATGCATTTTCCAAAACTAACAAGTATAATAATAGTGGCTTCCCGGGTTCAGTGGGAACCAATACCGGTGAATTTgacaaatactccttgattttgttaaAAGCTTTCTGGCACTCTTCTATCCATCTCGTAGCAGCATCCTTTCTCAACAACATGAAGACGGGCTCGCAAATTATTGTAGACTTGGCTATGAATCTGCTGATGTAATTTAACATGCCAAGGAAACTCATCATGTCCTTCTTGCTCTTAGGCGGCGATAAGTTTTgaatggctttgatctttgaagGATCTAATTCTATCCCTTTCC contains:
- the LOC104107252 gene encoding uncharacterized protein — its product is MAEYEACILGIRMTVNMNINELLVLGDSDLLIHQVQGEWTTKNVKILLYLYCIKELCKKFTKIEFKHILRIQNEFVDAFTTVSSMTHHPDKNYIDFIKIEVRYVYYFHVEEEPYNKPWYYDIKRFLETREYLENDTKDQKRALRRLANHVFLNGEVLYWRTPDLGHLTCVDTTKETEVLEEYTEGHEDLT